From Alteromonas sp. RKMC-009, one genomic window encodes:
- a CDS encoding alpha-N-acetylglucosaminidase: MRKPMSMPVSALCLAVAFALSGCGTPAEQPRASESETVAVQTPVQAVLSRVTGGQAGHISTRKVTDNEPEWYEVNVTNGQAEISGNSDAAMAYGAYQYLREQGALSVSWEGNRVAMPDHFADYDGAKIATPFDQRAYLNVCAYGYTTPWWDWARWEQEIDWMALHGVNNPVAMEGQEFVWQTLWKEFGVTDSELDTYFSGPAFTPWQRMGNIEGHEGPLLQSWIDKKHKLQKQILARMDELGMKPVVPAFSGYVPKAFTERFPDAKIYEMPKWTGFEHETYWLDPADPLFDKVAKRFIEIYTATYGEHEYYLSDAFNEMLPPVSEDNRYADLASYGKRIYQSIQQAAPDATWVMQGWMFGADEEFWDLESIEAFLKDVPDSKAMIHDIGNDRYHVWQRTEGFKGKPWIFGFIHNYGGSDPVYADFADYTEQLDVVTHSENKGALTGFGVFPEGIHNNSVAYEFLFDLPWQAKPDMQSWIATYANARYGKSSPALLNAWDKLIDGVYSVRYWTTRWWEGSAGAYLLFKRPTTDITEFEGSPGDLASLDAAIMELLSLADEYADSPLFIYDLVDVTKQSVSLHVDLMLQEAVAAYQAKDIEKGDALTAQITKLVTQLDALMGWHQESLHTWLSDAAAYGDNKAESDFYVKNARQQITVWGGPKLKDYASKAWQGMYKDFYLPRWSQYLSALRASVVSESSFDDEAQQQALIEWENAWTEQTTIPAPVKPDNPVLLVNGLMMEVSR; encoded by the coding sequence ATGCGTAAACCTATGTCTATGCCGGTCAGTGCGCTGTGTCTGGCAGTGGCGTTTGCCTTAAGTGGTTGCGGTACACCGGCAGAGCAACCCCGCGCCAGTGAAAGTGAAACCGTAGCCGTGCAAACGCCTGTGCAGGCTGTTCTCAGCCGGGTCACCGGTGGTCAGGCAGGGCACATTTCCACCCGTAAAGTTACCGATAACGAACCTGAGTGGTACGAAGTGAATGTAACAAACGGACAGGCGGAAATCAGTGGCAACAGCGATGCTGCCATGGCATACGGTGCATATCAGTATCTGCGGGAGCAGGGCGCGTTGTCGGTAAGCTGGGAAGGCAACCGCGTGGCCATGCCCGACCATTTTGCTGACTACGACGGGGCGAAAATCGCTACACCGTTTGATCAGCGCGCGTATCTGAATGTGTGTGCTTACGGCTATACCACCCCCTGGTGGGACTGGGCGCGCTGGGAGCAGGAAATAGATTGGATGGCCCTGCACGGTGTGAATAACCCCGTGGCAATGGAAGGTCAGGAGTTTGTATGGCAAACCCTGTGGAAAGAGTTCGGTGTAACAGACAGCGAACTGGATACGTACTTTTCAGGACCTGCGTTTACGCCCTGGCAGCGCATGGGTAACATTGAAGGCCATGAAGGCCCGTTACTGCAAAGCTGGATTGATAAGAAACACAAACTGCAGAAACAAATTCTGGCACGTATGGACGAGCTGGGCATGAAGCCTGTTGTTCCGGCGTTCAGCGGATATGTACCCAAAGCGTTCACCGAACGTTTCCCTGATGCAAAAATTTACGAAATGCCGAAATGGACAGGGTTCGAACACGAAACCTACTGGCTGGACCCGGCAGATCCCTTATTCGATAAAGTGGCAAAACGCTTTATTGAAATCTACACCGCCACCTACGGCGAACATGAATACTATTTATCTGATGCGTTTAATGAAATGCTGCCGCCGGTGTCAGAAGATAACCGTTATGCCGACCTCGCTTCCTACGGAAAGCGCATTTATCAGTCTATTCAACAGGCTGCGCCGGATGCTACCTGGGTGATGCAGGGCTGGATGTTCGGTGCCGATGAAGAGTTCTGGGATCTGGAATCCATTGAAGCCTTTTTGAAAGATGTACCGGACAGCAAAGCCATGATCCACGATATCGGCAACGACCGTTATCATGTGTGGCAGCGAACAGAAGGCTTTAAAGGCAAGCCGTGGATCTTCGGATTCATTCATAACTACGGCGGATCAGACCCCGTTTACGCTGACTTTGCAGATTACACAGAGCAGCTTGATGTGGTAACCCATTCAGAAAATAAAGGCGCGTTAACCGGCTTTGGTGTGTTCCCTGAAGGTATTCACAATAACTCTGTGGCCTATGAGTTCCTGTTCGATTTACCCTGGCAGGCAAAACCGGACATGCAAAGCTGGATAGCCACCTACGCCAATGCACGCTACGGCAAATCGTCTCCGGCGCTGCTGAATGCCTGGGATAAGCTTATCGACGGCGTGTACTCAGTACGCTACTGGACCACGCGCTGGTGGGAAGGGTCAGCAGGTGCTTACTTACTGTTCAAGCGCCCGACTACAGATATCACTGAATTCGAAGGTAGCCCGGGCGATCTCGCCAGCCTCGACGCAGCCATTATGGAACTGCTGTCTCTGGCTGACGAATACGCAGATTCCCCGCTGTTTATCTACGACCTGGTGGACGTGACAAAACAGTCTGTGTCACTCCATGTGGATTTAATGTTGCAGGAAGCCGTAGCGGCTTATCAGGCGAAAGACATTGAAAAAGGCGATGCGCTGACGGCACAAATCACCAAACTGGTGACACAACTGGACGCGCTGATGGGATGGCACCAGGAGTCTCTGCATACGTGGTTGTCAGATGCAGCGGCTTACGGTGACAATAAAGCAGAATCTGACTTTTATGTGAAGAACGCCCGCCAGCAAATTACCGTGTGGGGCGGTCCTAAACTGAAAGACTATGCGTCTAAAGCCTGGCAGGGCATGTACAAAGATTTCTACCTGCCGCGCTGGTCGCAGTACTTGTCAGCACTTCGTGCTTCAGTGGTGTCTGAGTCATCTTTTGATGATGAGGCACAGCAGCAGGCACTCATTGAATGGGAGAATGCGTGGACAGAGCAAACCACCATTCCCGCGCCGGTCAAACCGGACAACCCTGTGTTGCTCGTTAACGGGTTAATGATGGAAGTTTCCCGTTAA
- a CDS encoding M20 family peptidase codes for MKRFFLSLGVVIVLLIGVLIFNAMRFTPQEPAPSADITLIQPDDELLAKQLAEALTFKTVSYENGNPDNYASFTAFQEWLAATYPLVFEKAELVRLNTHTLLFRLKGQDAALKPVLFSAHYDVVPVNPGTERTWTYPPFGGVIKNGEVWGRGALDDKNSVITLMAAATHLLEENIATQRDIYIALTHDEEIGSTDGAIAVTQWFKDKMITPAWSLDEGSYVLDGIVPGIDKGIASINLSEKGYLTLTLTAEGEGGHSSMPPQDTAVTILAAALMKLHDAPLPGGLEGISEKMYSDIARHMDFTKRLLFANMWLFKPLLNSAVGSSTSGNAMLRTTTAPTMLSGSVKSNVLPATATATINFRLHPRDSVESVTEWVREAINDDRVTVEAGEFTEPSPVASSSNEGFLQMVQTTRAVYPDAIITPGLTIAATDSRFYSEITDSYRFAPMVLRSEDLGSIHGTNEKISAANLVKAVQFYTALMAQQ; via the coding sequence ATGAAGCGTTTTTTCCTGTCACTGGGTGTCGTGATTGTTCTGTTGATTGGCGTACTGATTTTTAACGCCATGCGTTTCACGCCACAGGAGCCTGCCCCGTCTGCAGACATCACGTTGATTCAGCCTGACGATGAATTGCTGGCTAAACAGCTGGCTGAGGCACTGACCTTTAAAACCGTTTCGTATGAAAACGGCAATCCTGACAACTACGCCAGCTTCACCGCGTTTCAGGAATGGCTGGCCGCCACCTATCCGCTGGTATTCGAAAAAGCAGAACTGGTGCGCCTGAATACTCACACCTTACTGTTCCGCCTGAAAGGTCAGGATGCTGCGTTAAAGCCGGTGCTGTTTTCAGCCCATTACGATGTGGTACCTGTTAACCCAGGTACAGAGCGTACCTGGACGTATCCACCGTTCGGCGGCGTCATTAAAAACGGTGAAGTGTGGGGTCGTGGCGCACTGGATGACAAAAATTCTGTCATCACACTGATGGCTGCTGCCACACACTTGCTGGAAGAGAACATCGCCACACAGCGGGATATTTATATTGCCCTTACCCATGACGAAGAGATTGGCAGCACAGACGGCGCCATCGCAGTCACGCAATGGTTTAAAGATAAAATGATCACGCCTGCCTGGTCGCTGGATGAAGGCTCTTACGTGCTGGACGGCATTGTGCCGGGTATCGATAAAGGCATTGCCAGCATTAACTTATCGGAAAAAGGGTATTTAACGCTGACACTCACCGCAGAAGGTGAAGGCGGGCACAGCTCCATGCCACCACAGGATACTGCGGTAACCATTCTGGCCGCTGCGCTGATGAAGCTTCACGACGCGCCGTTACCCGGCGGGCTGGAAGGCATAAGCGAAAAGATGTACAGCGACATCGCCCGGCACATGGATTTCACCAAGCGGTTGTTATTTGCCAATATGTGGCTCTTTAAACCCCTGTTGAATTCTGCTGTAGGCAGCAGCACCAGCGGTAATGCCATGCTGCGCACCACCACGGCTCCCACCATGCTGTCAGGCAGTGTGAAATCTAACGTATTACCCGCCACCGCAACGGCCACGATTAATTTCAGGCTGCACCCGCGGGATTCGGTGGAATCAGTGACTGAATGGGTGCGTGAAGCCATAAACGATGACCGGGTAACAGTGGAAGCGGGAGAATTCACCGAACCTTCGCCGGTAGCATCCAGCAGTAACGAAGGTTTTTTACAGATGGTACAAACCACACGGGCCGTTTATCCGGATGCCATTATTACGCCGGGACTGACCATTGCCGCTACAGACAGCCGCTTTTACAGCGAAATAACCGACAGTTACCGCTTTGCGCCTATGGTGTTACGTTCAGAAGATCTTGGCAGTATTCACGGTACCAATGAAAAGATATCGGCAGCGAACCTGGTAAAAGCCGTGCAGTTTTATACGGCATTAATGGCGCAGCAATAA
- a CDS encoding NUDIX hydrolase gives MNTDPLRFCPNCKSDAFSLSENRYFCEECNFTYFLNAATAVAGILVCDGHLLFTVRAKAPGKGKLGLPGGFVDFHESLEQALMRETREELGIHVADWQYLLSAPNTYDYAGVRYHTCDGFFIATLKKRPEFSLQASEIAGVKWLKPDDINPDNIAFPSMRRAVKVYIDSVS, from the coding sequence ATGAATACAGACCCGTTGCGCTTTTGCCCGAACTGCAAAAGCGATGCTTTTTCGTTATCTGAAAACCGCTATTTTTGTGAAGAATGTAACTTTACTTACTTCCTGAATGCTGCCACGGCGGTAGCGGGTATTCTGGTGTGTGACGGCCACCTGCTGTTTACCGTGCGGGCGAAAGCCCCGGGTAAAGGTAAGCTGGGTCTGCCGGGCGGATTTGTAGATTTTCACGAGTCGCTGGAACAGGCACTGATGCGGGAAACCCGCGAGGAACTGGGTATTCATGTTGCTGACTGGCAATATTTGCTGTCTGCACCCAATACCTACGATTATGCCGGTGTGCGTTATCACACCTGCGATGGCTTTTTTATTGCCACGCTGAAAAAGCGCCCGGAATTTTCGCTTCAGGCAAGCGAAATTGCCGGTGTAAAATGGCTGAAACCGGATGATATTAATCCGGATAATATTGCTTTCCCTTCTATGCGCCGCGCGGTGAAGGTATACATTGATTCTGTCAGTTAA